One segment of Fibrobacter sp. DNA contains the following:
- a CDS encoding fibrobacter succinogenes major paralogous domain-containing protein: MRFYNVERRFVIFSTNDSGAVMKCFSLSRQSLFCISAVALAIVLVSCDETPEKDSSSEDSVDWSSIVDYQYDRGTLLDSRDGKIYRTVIIGNQVWMAQNLAYDEFSYCYFGDNYACDVYGNLYHWREARKACPDGWHLPSRSEFEKLIEFAGGMSQAAERLKSKYGWHENWTARHGMVEGHNGTDDFGFTALPAGFMFYGRGGGGEGLCTMFWSSTTVDSASYTKEEYAYNLDIGDSLYLGRVDKLMGLFSVRCVKGHVLDTTQEKDGIAEWEKRIEKESIVARYQSVKGTLRDSRDGKVYNTVKIGQQTWMAQNLNFETEDSFCYDESERYCTKYGYGRLYPWRIAKTVCPAGWHLPSKGEFESLLELVGEDSGAKLKSRSRWGERCWGLDVFGFNALAAGYGELTRRHSPFNAERFACQLILVMDELGDKRNKSKKDSCKALLQKELPPDDGSELEIHFYHKGSWTFFWSSVEADSDSAYAMDLAESHGHIEKHKKETFYSVRCVKDENQAE; this comes from the coding sequence ATGCGTTTTTACAATGTGGAAAGGAGATTTGTTATTTTTTCGACTAATGACTCTGGGGCTGTGATGAAGTGTTTTTCTCTGTCGAGGCAATCTCTTTTCTGCATTTCTGCTGTGGCCCTAGCCATAGTCCTTGTCTCTTGCGATGAAACCCCTGAAAAAGATTCTTCGAGTGAGGATTCGGTGGATTGGTCATCCATCGTAGATTATCAATATGACAGGGGCACCCTGCTGGATTCCCGAGATGGAAAGATTTATAGGACGGTGATCATCGGTAACCAGGTTTGGATGGCGCAGAACCTGGCATATGACGAATTCAGTTATTGCTACTTCGGTGATAATTACGCCTGCGACGTGTATGGCAACCTCTACCATTGGCGTGAAGCGAGAAAAGCGTGTCCTGATGGCTGGCATCTGCCGAGCAGGAGCGAATTCGAGAAACTGATTGAATTTGCCGGAGGAATGTCTCAGGCGGCAGAAAGGCTCAAGTCAAAATATGGATGGCATGAAAACTGGACAGCCCGTCATGGGATGGTCGAAGGCCATAACGGGACGGACGATTTCGGATTCACGGCGCTCCCCGCTGGGTTCATGTTCTATGGTCGCGGCGGCGGTGGCGAAGGCTTATGCACAATGTTTTGGAGCTCGACGACAGTCGATAGCGCCTCCTATACTAAAGAAGAATATGCATACAATCTCGACATAGGAGACTCGCTTTACTTGGGGCGTGTTGATAAGCTCATGGGATTGTTTTCCGTTCGCTGTGTCAAGGGACATGTTCTGGACACGACCCAAGAAAAAGACGGTATTGCGGAGTGGGAAAAGAGAATAGAAAAAGAGTCCATCGTCGCTCGATATCAAAGCGTAAAGGGAACATTAAGGGATAGCCGCGACGGCAAAGTCTACAATACGGTAAAGATTGGCCAGCAGACTTGGATGGCACAAAACCTCAACTTCGAAACAGAGGATAGCTTTTGCTACGACGAAAGTGAGCGCTACTGCACCAAGTACGGTTATGGACGGTTATATCCATGGCGTATTGCGAAAACGGTGTGCCCTGCGGGTTGGCACTTGCCGAGCAAGGGCGAATTCGAATCGTTGCTTGAGCTAGTCGGTGAGGATTCAGGGGCTAAGCTTAAATCTAGAAGCCGATGGGGGGAACGCTGTTGGGGGCTGGATGTCTTCGGTTTCAATGCGCTTGCAGCCGGCTACGGGGAACTCACAAGGCGCCATAGCCCCTTTAACGCAGAAAGATTCGCTTGCCAGTTAATTCTTGTAATGGACGAACTAGGAGACAAAAGAAATAAGTCAAAAAAAGATTCCTGTAAGGCTCTTCTACAAAAGGAATTGCCCCCCGATGACGGATCCGAATTAGAGATACATTTTTACCATAAAGGTAGCTGGACTTTTTTCTGGAGTTCCGTGGAGGCCGATAGCGATAGCGCTTATGCCATGGATTTAGCAGAATCCCACGGACATATCGAAAAACATAAAAAGGAAACCTTCTATTCGGTCCGTTGCGTGAAGGATGAAAATCAGGCCGAGTAA
- a CDS encoding nucleoside monophosphate kinase, whose translation MAKIPAVLIFGAPGSGKGTVGAKLAATTSLKHISTGDIFRGIAPSSESGKLLASYSSKGLLVPDEATVEIFGRFIEGLVNTNKVNPDKDTLLLDGIPRTVAQVKLIESVVDVKHIFVLDIKDEKTIVARLLNRAKIEGRKDDADEAVIKNRLKVYKESTAKVLGKYSKSIISRINGDNTPDEVFCDTLAAYVKFCKSACKCSKKAPAKKACKKSK comes from the coding sequence ATGGCTAAAATTCCTGCAGTCCTTATCTTTGGCGCTCCCGGTTCCGGCAAGGGTACCGTTGGTGCAAAGCTCGCTGCTACCACTTCCCTCAAGCACATTTCCACGGGCGACATCTTCCGTGGCATTGCTCCTTCCAGCGAATCCGGCAAGCTCCTCGCTTCTTACTCCAGCAAGGGCCTGCTCGTTCCGGACGAAGCCACTGTCGAAATTTTCGGCCGCTTCATCGAAGGCCTCGTGAACACGAACAAGGTCAACCCGGATAAGGACACCCTCCTCCTCGACGGTATTCCTCGCACTGTCGCTCAGGTCAAGCTCATTGAATCCGTCGTCGACGTGAAGCACATCTTCGTGCTCGACATCAAGGACGAAAAGACCATCGTTGCCCGCCTCCTGAACCGCGCCAAGATCGAAGGCCGCAAGGACGACGCCGACGAAGCCGTGATCAAGAACCGCCTCAAGGTGTACAAGGAATCCACCGCCAAGGTGCTCGGCAAGTACAGCAAGTCCATCATCAGCCGCATCAACGGCGACAACACTCCGGACGAAGTGTTCTGCGACACCCTCGCTGCCTATGTGAAGTTCTGCAAGTCCGCTTGCAAGTGCTCCAAGAAGGCTCCGGCCAAGAAGGCTTGCAAAAAGTCCAAGTAA